The following are from one region of the Camarhynchus parvulus chromosome 3, STF_HiC, whole genome shotgun sequence genome:
- the TP53I3 gene encoding quinone oxidoreductase PIG3, which yields MFAAYFDCPGGPENLYMKEVMKPNPGEGEVLVKVSASALNRADLLQRRGKYPPPKGASDILGLEAAGSVAGLGPGCSGRWRIGDAVMALLPGGGQAQYVTVPEGLLMPIPKDMTFIQAAAIPEAWLTAFQLLHFVGKVQEGERVLIHAGASGVGMAAIQLVRLAKAIPIVTAGTQEKLEATANAGAAAGFNYKNEDFSEKVLEFTQGSGVDIILDCVGASYWEKNLNCLSTDGRWIIYGLLSGGEVHGDLLARLISKRASIHTSLLRSRDKEYKERLVRAFTEEVLPHFSGGASPRLQPLVDSVYPLHAIAEAHRAMEENRNIGKIVIEIPVCGKKGPPQ from the exons atgttTGCAGCCTATTTTGATTGCCCAGGAGGCCCAGAAAATCTCTATATGAAAGAAGTGATGAAACCAAAtccaggagaaggagaagtTCTTGTGAAGGTCTCTGCCAGTGCTCTGAATAGGGCTGATTTACTCCAG aggaGAGGGAAGTACCCTCCCCCCAAAGGAGCAAGTGACATTTTAGGCCTGGAAGCAGCTGGGAGCGTGGCCGGGCTGGGTCCCGGCTGCTCGGGCCGCTGGAGGATCGGCGACGCAGTgatggctctgctccctgggggGGGCCAGGCACAATACGTGACAGTGCCCGAAGGCCTCCTGATGCCAATTCCCAAAGACATGACTTTTATCCAGGCTGCAGCCATTCCTGAAGCCTGGCTAACAGCATTTCAGCTGCTCCATTTTGTAG GTAAAGTACAGGAGGGTGAGAGAGTGTTGATCCACGCTGGAGCCAGTGGGGTTGGCATGGCAGCCATTCAGCTGGTGAGACTGGCCAAGGCCATTCCCATTGTGACAGCAGGAACTCAGGAGAAACTGGAAGCAACAGCaaatgctggagcagctgcagggttCAACTACAAGAATGAAGACTTCAGTGAAAAGGTCTTGGAGTTCACCCAAG GTTCTGGAGTAGATATTATTTTAGATTGTGTTGGGGCCTCATACTGGGAGAAGAATCTCAACTGTCTGAGCACTGATGGCCGGTGGATCATTTATGGATTGCTGAGTGGAGGTGAAGTCCATGGGGATTTGCTGGCAAGGCTGATTTCCAAAAGAGCCAGCATCCACACAAGCCTGTTGCGGTCTCGAGACAAGGAG TACAAGGAGCGCCTGGTGAGAGCCTTCACAGAGGAGGTGCTGCCCCATTTCTCCGGAGGAGCTTCCCCGCGGCTGCAGCCCCTCGTGGACAGCGTTTACCCCCTGCATGCCATCGCTGAGGCGCACAGGGCTATGGAGGAGAACAGGAACATCGGCAAAATCGTCATCGAAATTCCCGTTTGCGGCAAGAAGGGGCCGCCGCAGTAG